TGCGCTGCTTGGCCACCTGCGTGGTGGTCTCGGTGCAGCCGTCGTAGGTGCAATGCTTGGGCGCGGCGCCGTCGCCCTCCGACGCCTCGTCGTCGTTCAGCTCCTCCGGGCTGGCGGCGCTGTCCCGCGGGTCGGACGCGTCCAGCACGTCGCTCTCCTCGTCGGCGTCGTCCAGGTCCATGAGGTCGGCGGCGGCCTCCATGGGGATGAGCGTGATCACGTCGCGGCTGTCCACCGAGCGGCTGTCGCCCACGATGTATCGCTGGCCGTCCTTGGTGAGCAGGATGGCCTTGGAGGAGTCTTTGCGGCTCGACGCTTCGTCGTCGCTCATCTTTGACGGTGGAGTCACAAGCTAAAGAAGCTAAAATGAGCTAAAAACAAGCTAGCGGTGGCTAACTAGCGTCAAGCGTGTAAGCAGCGGTTTGCCAACATATCACGCGCTTTTTAACATAAATACCCGACAAGAAATGGCTGTGGTTTATAAATATGACATATAGCGAGAGAGTTGTTTGGTGTCTGCTAATTATTAAGTGGGCTGCaactcttcttcttcgtcttggtttttcttcttccgcctcacATCTGCTTCGTGCGCTAGAGCGACCCCTAAGGAGCAAATATATACACGCAAGCTCTTGTccctattttttattattattattattattcagaaacatgtttttttttaaatatttttttgtccatccatccatccacgagggtcgcgggcgtgctggagcctatcccagctatcatcgggcaggaggcgggatacaccctgaactggttgccagccaattgtctttttttttttattgttattcagaaatgtttttttatttagtttttattttcttttttgagagATCGGTTTTTATTTGAGAAgtcttttttcaagaaaaacattttggaaagaagactttttttttttttttttagcaaaataaatataaaaaatattttggagagaaactagatttttttttaaagaatatgttTTGGGGTAAATATGTAGACTTTTTTTCTCTATAAAAAGTTGggattttacaatttaaaaaaaataccaattttttagtgactttttttctaacGATAAACgttttatatttttgacaaaaagttgtatttttatttaaaaaaattcttgaaagaaatccAATTTGTGGAGAAAGACTGGTTGAGAgtgttttttcaagaaaataatttttgggagaaaagatgaatgctttcaaaaaaaaatcttagtaGAATACATAGTCAAATGAATTGAAACAACTTTCTTTCTAagcattttaataattgttaaTACCACGTTATTGTTGATAGAGCACTGTTGAAGAGAGGTACATGTATTGGTTTTGCAACAGGCGTAATGGTGTAGTGCAGCCGTCACAGCACTTTGGTGAGCACTTGTTGCTGTTCGTTGATTGGTTAGTATTGATCGCAATCAATACAATCGACACATCAAGGGGACCTACAGACAAAAGTGACGACTGCGAGAGAGATCATCGGCCCCAAGCGAGCCATGTTGGCCAtcggaaaaaaaagactggaagtctgacattttggtttaaagcggCCATTTCCAGTGTTCCGTTGAAGGTCCTACAGAATTTGTCCAATtgataccaaatttgaaccacgtaCACTATGGACGATGCTAAATTGCAACGAATTTTTAGTTTTCATCATTGTGTGTGGGCAATTTGGTCGGCATGTCCGTCATGTGTTGACCCACCAAAAAGTCTTCataagccatgcctgaaaatacCCAGGAGGTCTGCCATCTTTGGTTTGACGTGGTCATTTCAGGCTCAATTTGGCCAATTCCAGGGCTTCACTCCTCCTGGAGATTTTGCCTGATTGCTAcccaatttgaatattttttaactAGACAAACGAATGACCGTAACCTGCAAAACATTTGAGTCATTACGTATGGACGGAGCATGGCGGCAAAGTTTGATGTTTTGCCATAAAACCCAAAACTGGACCAGATGATCTCCCCGACTGACTTTTCTTTGCTAGTCAATACTGAACATATTAGATtttataataacaacaacaataacagacGTTATTTTAGACGCTACGGTGTGTCTGTTATGCTGAATTCATGAAGAATGAAGAAGAATGAGGAGTAAATCCACTTGAGTGCTGCTGGTTCTGCATGTTTGACATCAGCAAGGTTACACCTTTGTCTGCTTCAGGGCGGGGCCTttagtgtgggggggggggggggggggggaatcatggAATCATGTTTGCTACACACCAGCAGTGAAAGAAGCGGCACTCAAACGTACGACTGGCGACCGAACGCACCGTCCGTCAGCGTCTCAATGCGACATTACCGGAAGGCAACACCAATACTTTGTTCCATTTTCCGACGTGTTTTGAAGGAAAAAGCGCCGCTGGCCTACTGCGAGAAACACCTACTTCCTTCCACCGATCGATCGACAAAAACATATCTCTGTGAAAAAAGGGAACTACgtacatgatatatatatatatatatatatgtgtgtgtataaaaaaaatgaagttcaTTGGTCCATATTGCCAAGGATGTTCCATCACAGAAGGGGAATGACGGATGACACAACTtggataaataaaattgaataaaataaacttcTCCTCTTGGAAAGACACCCAAGaattctctgttttttttttttttttttttgctttgtactTTTCCCTCTGTGGGAACTCCTTGAAAGGGATTCCCGCCCTCTTCGGAGCTGATGCAGATGTTGTCAAAGTCACGGGGGAGGCTGGCGTTTGGGCGGGACATGTCAGGTTTGCAAAGGCATCACATCCGGGTGGCGTCCTCGTCCGAGAAGCGACCTCTCCTTATCAATAGGGGAGGCCTGAAGGGAAAAATTCACGTTTGAAATTCAGCCCCACTAGACAGTTTCACTGCGTAACATGAAATGATCATGAGTCTATCAtgagtaaaatatatatatatatttttttttaaatgtctcaaGAAACCATGTCTGAaaggacacaggaagtcagctttTTTAGGCCAATTTTCTCAATTTCCATGAGTCCTTCAAAGATAAACTCGTCCAAGAAATTTTGTCTTATTGGTACCAAATTTGAATCTTGTATACTCGACAGATGGGAAACGCTAAATTGTGAAATGGTTGAGTTTTCATCATTACATGCAGGAAGAGCGCCATCAAACACGACACGAATACAATTAAGTCAGATCGAACGTCTTAAAAATTCAGCCCTCGGAGCTGGTTTgacatttggtagacatgtctgtcatgagtagaccctcaaaaaagtctcaggaagccATGCTGGAAAAGACAcatgaagtcagccattttggtttgaagcagccaattTGACCATTTCTCAGGGTCTTTCAAAACAAACTCTGCCTACATattttgtctgattgctacCACATTACAACCTTGCGTGCCAGTGCTAAATAGAGACAGATTTGAGTTTTGGTCATTGTGGGTGGAGCAGGGCGGCAAATTGTGATGACTCGCCATGGAAAACAACATctcttttgaaaattcagcccccgaagccagtttcacttggcaACGTGACAATTGGCAGGCAGGTCTAACAAGAACAGACTCATAGAAAACACTCTTGAAGCCATaaccaaaaagacaaacaagttCTCTCAGTTTGGTTTGAAGTGACTATTTTGGGGTCATTCGATGTGTGATGAAGGACCCTGGCTTACCTTATCCAGTACATGGCCGGGTGCTGCTGGAAGTCCAGCGATCCGGATCTCTGCATAGAAAAACCTCCGTCCAACTGAGCACAAACGCAAAAGACAGCAAAGTCAGAAAGACCTCCAACAACTACACACTAAATCAAGACATTTTCATCACTTTCCGTTGGCGGACAAAATGCTTAGTTTCGTGGTCTCCGCTTACAGAAATAAGCGCCTCTGTGTCATCGCCGACCTTTGGTGCGGTGTTGAAGTGCTTCTTGATCTTTCCCGCTACCGACAGCTGGTGGTCGTTCTCGCAAAGACCTTCATCCTGCATCCAGCAAGGACAACCGGCGTCAAGTACATCTTAAATCGACAGAGAATCACTCGTTTATGCGAAAAACGCTAAGATGTAAACAATGATGAGATCAAGAGGAAATGTGAATACAAAATTGATGAGATCAAAGGTGAATATGGCCGAAGGTCAGAAGATCAAAGGTAAAAAGGTGGTCAAAAACCAAGTAAGATCAAAGCCAAAGGACTATAAGATCAAAGGAAATGGTGGGAAACGCTGCTAACATCAGAATGACGttcaaatcaaaagatgaagGTGTCCGAAACGACGGTAAAATGATCAAGATTAAAGATACATTCATAATGTGTTGGAAAATCTAAGatcaaaaagaaaaggtgaaaatTATGATATAAATAGAAATATGAACAGTAGAAGCGCTTACAGTGACCCATGGATGCTCCAGGACCTGCAGGGCCGTGTATCTCTGGTCCACTTCCACCTCCAGCATGGATCGGATCAGCTCCTgagatccaaaaaaaaaaaaaaaaaaaaaaaaacactgagcaaCATTCCAGCAACATTTAAGAAGAACCAAATTTCCTAAAAAACGCATTTACCTTGGCTGTGTCCGACACGTTGTCCCAGTACGGCAGAGGAAATTCCACCTGGCCCATCAGAATCTGGTCGAAGAGAACCTCCTGATCCTCACTGCTCCTGCAAGCAAACgcgcagtgacgtcagccgCCACTAGAGGGAGTGGTCCCATCGTGCGGACAAGCCGCTTACCCTCGGAAAGGCGGAAAACCACACAGAAGGATGTAAGTGATCACGCCGGCGGCCCAGATGTCCACTTTCAGGCCGTACCTGTCACAACACAGTTAGCCACAAGTCagatttcaataaaataataatacaaaatacaaatgaaagcatacaacaaataaattaaaacaatagaaCTCATATAATAtcaaatgtggaaaataatataaatcaaataaaattaatcCAACCTTCtataaaaaataagtacaatGATAAAATTGCAactaatcaaaataaaaactaa
The DNA window shown above is from Phyllopteryx taeniolatus isolate TA_2022b chromosome 17, UOR_Ptae_1.2, whole genome shotgun sequence and carries:
- the rfxap gene encoding regulatory factor X-associated protein, with protein sequence MSDDEASSRKDSSKAILLTKDGQRYIVGDSRSVDSRDVITLIPMEAAADLMDLDDADEESDVLDASDPRDSAASPEELNDDEASEGDGAAPKHCTYDGCTETTTQVAKQRKPWMCKKHRNKMYKDKYKKKKSDQAMSTNKMDDSCDERPVSVNKQRLGAMGDRPARPSLIEQVLNQKRLSLLRSPEVIHFLQQQQHILAAQSRSLALQHNFSGC